The DNA sequence TTCCCGATGGCAGTGGTAATCCCCTCAATAAGCGCGCTGACTTTTTAAATGTGGCATGCCCAAAGTGCGGTAGGCCAGCACGGCGTGAGACCGACACCATGGATACCTTTGTGGATTCGTCGTGGTACTTCATGCGTTACACCGGCGCAGATGCCAAGACCATGGTCGATCAGCGCAATCAATACTGGATGCCAATGGACCAATACATTGGTGGTATTGAGCATGCGATTTTGCATTTACTCTACGCGCGCTTTTGGACTAAGGTGATGCGTGACCTCGATTTAATTACCTTTGATGAGCCATTTGCGAATTTGTTAACGCAAGGCATGGTTCTCAATGAAACGTATTACAGCGAAGACGCGAGCGGTAAAAAGACCTGGCTTAATCCCCTCGATGTGGAATTAAATCTCGATGACAAAGGCCGGCCAACCGGCGCAAAGCTCAAGGCAGTTGCTGGTATTGAGCTCAACGGCAATCCCATCACGATTGGTGGGGTGGAAAAAATGTCGAAGAGTAAAAATAATGGCGTGGATCCGCAAGCACTGATTGATCAATATGGTGCCGATACGGCCAGACTCTTTACGATGTTTGCTGCGCCACCCGAGCAGCAGCTTGAGTGGTCTGGTGCTGGTGTTGAGGGCGCTTCGCGTTTTCTGCGTCGGGTGTGGTCCTACTCGATGAGTCAGGCCGCTGCCATTCGATCAATTGTAGAAGCCAATGCCGCCCTGCCAAGCCAGCTGACTGAGGCGGAGCAAACCCTGCGCCGTGAAGTTCACACCATATTGAAGCAAGCCAATTTTGATTACCAGCGCCGTCAGTACAACACGGTTGTTTCGGCTGCCATGAAAATGCTCAATGCATTAGAGCCAGTCAAGTTGAGTGAAGGAAAAGATGCCGGGCAAGCGATTCGCCCAGCAGTTTTGCGTGAGTGCATCAGCATCCTGCTGCGCATGCTCTACCCGGTTGTGCCGCACTTGACGCATCGCTTGTGGATCGAGATGGGTTACAGCAATCAGGGTGGACTGATTTTGGATGCGCCTTGGCCAATAGTCGATGAAGCTGCCTTGGTGAAGACTGAAATTGAATTGGTATTGCAGGTTAATGGCAAGCTGCGCGGCGCAATTACGGTCGCGGCCGATGCCAATAAAGAGGCAATCGAGGCCACTGCACTACAAAGCGAAATCGCACTAAAGGCCTTAAATGGGGGATCACCCAAAAAAGTGATTGTGGTTCCCGGCCGCTTAGTTAATATTGTTGTTTAACGGAATAGAGGCGCCATCATCAACTCCAAGAGAAGCGATCCCGTAGTGAACTCTAGCGCAAAGGGTAAGAGTCAAGCCCCTAGCTTGGACCGCAGAGCTTGGCTTGGGGCCTTGATTGCGTTGCCGACTCTTTTCGCTACGGCCTGCGGGTTTAAGTTGCGTGGCTCCGTATCGATTCCGTATAAGGTGATTGCGATTACTGGTAACCCATCGCCACCGCTGCGCGCCGATTTAGAAATGATTATTTTGACGGGCAGCGATGCCAAGGTTGCCAATAATGCCAAAGACGCTGATCTGATTTTGGAGATTATCAGCGAAGTCAATAGCCGTGAGATTTTGGCCTACAACGCTGCGGGTCAGATTTCAGCCTATCGACTGAATTCTCGGGTGGAGTTCAGAGCAGCCGATCAAAATGGCGTGGACGTTGTTCCTGAGGCTGAAATTTACGTCACCCGCGATATGGACTTCTCTGTTTCGACGGTGCTTGCTACAGACGTACAGATGGCGCAGTTTACGAATGAAATGCGCAGCAATCTTGCCTTGCAAATTCTGCGCCGCGTTTCCGCGACAGCAAGACCGAGGGCGCCTGCGCCCACCGGCGTTAAGCCGGTCATGGGCAAGCCGTGAGCATGGGAACAATTTCCCAATGCTGACGAGCGATGCGCTGCAAGCGCACATCAGTGGACTCAAATCCAGCCTAGCGCTCTCACCGGTTTACGTATTCAGTGGGGATGAGCCCCTGCTAATGATGGAAGCCATGGACCAACTCCGCTCTGTTGCTCGAACGCTCGGGTATACCGAGCGTGAAGTATTGATGCATGAGCGCTATTTTGATTGGTCATCATTGCTGTCTGCCGGGCAAACCATGTCTTTGTTTGGCGATAAGCGCTGGTTGGAGTTACGCATTCCGTCGGGTAAGCCGGGACGCGATGGCGCAGAGGCACTCAAGCAATTCGCCGCGCAAATGGAGTCTCAGTCACCCGGCCATGATGGCCCCGATACCATCGTCTGTATTGTGTTGCCCAGGTTAGACAGCAAAACCAAGACTTCAGCCTGGTTTAGTGCACTAGAAGATGTGTCGATTGCGGTGCAGATTGACTCGATTGATCGCAGTCATTTGCCGATGTGGATAGCGCAGCGTTTAAAAAAACAAGGCCAGTCTGTAGAGTCTGGTTCAGTCGGTCAAGAAGCGCTGGAGTTTATTGCCAATCAAGTGGAAGGTAATTTGATTGCCGCCCATCAAGAAATCCAGAAATTGGGTTTGCTTTATCCTCAAGGCGCCCTAACGGAAGCGCAAATACGTGAATCCATCCTCAAGGTGGCGCGCTACGATGTATTTCAGTTAACTGAATCGATTTTGGCTGGTGATTTGGCCCGTTTAAATCGCATGCTCGATGGCCTTAAGGGAGAGGGCGAGCCTTTGCCATTAATTTTGTGGAGCGTGACCGAGGAGCTTCGGATACTATCGAAGTTACAGGCTGCGAGTCAGCGTGGTGAGTCGGTGCAGCAGTTAATGCGTGCGAATCGTATCTGGGGAAATAAAGAAAAGCTATACCCTGGAGCCTTGCGTCGCGTGAATCCCCTAAAACTGCGCCGCGCAATGCAGGTGGCGGCTGGTTTAGATCGGCAGGCTAAAGGATTATCGGCAGCCGAGTTGCCTGCGGATCCGTGGGATGGCTTACGCTTAGTTGGCAGTTTGTTGCGATGAATAGACTAGATTAAAACAGTGACAGAGTAAATATGAGTTCAGCGATTACCGAGATGATGCAGGCAGTGGGCAAAGAGGCGAGGCAGGCTTCGCGGGCGATGGCGCGTGCTACTACCGAGCAAAAGAATCAGGCCCTGACGCATATGGCACGCTTGGTACGTGAGCAGTTGCCACGCATCCTAGAAACCAATGCAGTGGATGTAGAGCGCGCTAAAAAAGGCGTGCACGATGCGGCATTTATCGATCGCCTCACTATGACTGCCAAAACGGTTGAGTCAATGGCCTTGGGTTTGGAGCAAATTGTCCGCTTGGAAGATCCGATTGGCAAAATCAGCCCGTTAAAACGTCAAGCCTCTGGAATTGAACTCGGGCAAATGCGCGTACCGCTGGGTGTGATTGGCATCATTTACGAATCCCGCCCCAATGTAACGATTGATGCGGCTGCTTTGTGTCTCAAGTCGGGTAACGCCGTGATTTTACGCGGCGGCTCTGAAGCGATTGATTCCAATACCCTTTTGGCGGCTTTAATTCAGCAGGGTTTAGCTAGCGCACACTTGCCTGCGAATGCGGTCCAAGTAGTGACAACGACAGACCGTGCCGCTGTTGGTGAAATGATCACCATGACCGAGTACATCGATGTCATCGTGCCGCGCGGAGGTAAGAGCTTAATTGCGCGCCTGATGGCCGATGCCAGGGTGCCAATGATTAAACACCTTGATGGCATTTGCCATACGTTTATCGACCGTGATGCCGATCTTGATTTAGCCGTTACGGTTTGCGACAACGCTAAAACCCAGCGTTACGCCCCTTGCAATGCGATGGAGACCTTGCTGGTGCATGAGGCGGTTGCTAGTACGGTATTACCGCGCCTGTGCAAAATCTACCAAGACAAAGGGGTTGAGCTGCGGGTGGATTTACCCACGCGCAAGACCTTAGAGGCAGCGGGCTTTCAGAAATTAGTGGATGCCACAGAAGAAGACTGGAAAACCGAATACCTTGCGCCGATTTTGTCGATTAAGACGGTTGCATCGCTGGATGAGGCGATGGACCACATCGAACGCTATGGCAGTAAACATACCGATGCCATCATCACGACCAATACAGCGACGACGGATCGCTTCTTGCGCGAAGTCGATAGTGCGAGCGTCATGGTCAATACCAGTACCCGCTTTGCGGATGGTTTTGAGTATGGCCTGGGCGCAGAGATTGGCATCTCCAATGACAAGCTGCATGCACGTGGCCCGGTTGGTCTCGACGGCTTGACCTCCCTGAAATACATCGTGATGGGTCATGGGGAAATTAGAACCTAATTAAATCGGTATAGTAGTTAGCAATAAACCAAGGCAATGCTGCTTTGGTAAACGAACAAAGGGGATAAAAATGGGTGACGCGTATCTTTGGACGAAAACATTCCACATTGTTTTAGTCGCTTCCTGGTTTGCCGGCCTTTTTTACTTGCCGCGCATTTTTGTCAATATGGCGCAAGAGACCAATCCCGAAGTCAATGCCCGCCTATTAGGTATGGCGGATCGCCTCTTTCGGTTTATGACCATTTTGATGGTGCCCGCGGTAGTGCTGGGTGTGGTGCTTTGGCTCCACTTTGGCATTGGTCGCGGTGCGGGCTGGATGCACCCCAAACTGCTTTTTGTGCTGATCATTTTGGGATACCACCATTCCTGCTACACCTTGCTCAAAAAATTCCGAGCCGGCAAAAACAAGCGCAGCCACGTTTGGTTCCGTTGGTTTAATGAAGTGCCCGTGGTCTTGCTTGTCATCATCACTGCCATCGTCGTGATCAAGCCATAAGCTAATCGGCATTTCCCTTTTTTATTTTCTAGGCTTTCTTCATGCGATTTTTTGTAGTGTGTCCCGGCGGATTGGAAACAGTCTTAGCTACTGAGCTGCGGCAGATTGCCGAGCGCCCTGAAGTCAAAGCCCAGGGTGCTTGGGTGCTTGATCCAACCCCAACGAGCCCGACGGGTGGGGTTGGCTTGGCTGGTCCCTTATCAGCCGCTATGGCACTCAATTTGCATTCACGGATTGCTAGCCGGGTGCTCTTGCAAATGGCAGAATCCACCTATCGCCAAGAAGACGATTTATATCGCTTGGCGCATGGCCTCGCCTGGGAAGAGTGGTTTACGCACAAACAAACCCTGCGCGTTGATGTGACTGCGCATCGTTCACCACTGAAGAGTTTGAATTTTGCGACTTTAAAAATCAAAGACGCGATTGTCGATCGCTTGCGTGAAGTCTCGGGTGATCGCCCCTCAATCGATACGGCCTTTCCGGATGTACGTGTGCAAGCGCACTTAACTGCTACTCATGTATCGATCTATTTGGATACCTCGGGCGAGGCTCTGTTTAAGCGCGGTTGGCGCGATGAAAAGGGCGATGCCCCTTTAAAAGAAAACTTGGCTGCCGGTATCCTGGCTTTAACCGGTTGGCAGCCGAAGCAGCCCTTGTTTGATCCGATGTGCGGTAGCGGCACTTTTTTAATTGAGGCAGCGCAAATCGCCATGGGTATTCCGTCGGGAGCAATTCGGGCGGGCTTGTATGACGAGGCTGGCAAAGAAACGACCCACAGCCGCTTGGCTTATCGTCCATTGGTGACATCGGTGCATGGCTTTGGTTTCTTACGTTTGAAGCCATTTTTGGTTGGTGCGGAACAGAAAAAGTGGCAAGCCCTGAAGGATGCCGTCCTCGCAGAAATACTCGAGCGGCGTAAGGCATTTCCCGATGCGCAGTCATTGGGTATCAGCGGTAGCGATATTAATGAAAAACTGGTCTCGATGACCAAATCCAACTGGCAGCGTGCGCAGCTGCCGGGCTTGCCAGTGGTGCGCCAGGTCGATGCCTTGGCGGCCAAGCCTCCTGCCATTGCCAGTAGCTCAGGAGGCGTAGACGCCTTGCCAGCGCTGGCCTTACTCAATCCCCCTTACGGACAACGCCTGGGCATCAAAGGCGGCCGGGGTGATGATCGTGACTCAGATCAGAGTCGCTACGACGACGAGGGCTACGCCGATGATGCAGATCCATACAGTCACAACAT is a window from the Polynucleobacter difficilis genome containing:
- a CDS encoding LPS-assembly lipoprotein LptE; protein product: MNSSAKGKSQAPSLDRRAWLGALIALPTLFATACGFKLRGSVSIPYKVIAITGNPSPPLRADLEMIILTGSDAKVANNAKDADLILEIISEVNSREILAYNAAGQISAYRLNSRVEFRAADQNGVDVVPEAEIYVTRDMDFSVSTVLATDVQMAQFTNEMRSNLALQILRRVSATARPRAPAPTGVKPVMGKP
- the holA gene encoding DNA polymerase III subunit delta — encoded protein: MLTSDALQAHISGLKSSLALSPVYVFSGDEPLLMMEAMDQLRSVARTLGYTEREVLMHERYFDWSSLLSAGQTMSLFGDKRWLELRIPSGKPGRDGAEALKQFAAQMESQSPGHDGPDTIVCIVLPRLDSKTKTSAWFSALEDVSIAVQIDSIDRSHLPMWIAQRLKKQGQSVESGSVGQEALEFIANQVEGNLIAAHQEIQKLGLLYPQGALTEAQIRESILKVARYDVFQLTESILAGDLARLNRMLDGLKGEGEPLPLILWSVTEELRILSKLQAASQRGESVQQLMRANRIWGNKEKLYPGALRRVNPLKLRRAMQVAAGLDRQAKGLSAAELPADPWDGLRLVGSLLR
- a CDS encoding glutamate-5-semialdehyde dehydrogenase, which produces MSSAITEMMQAVGKEARQASRAMARATTEQKNQALTHMARLVREQLPRILETNAVDVERAKKGVHDAAFIDRLTMTAKTVESMALGLEQIVRLEDPIGKISPLKRQASGIELGQMRVPLGVIGIIYESRPNVTIDAAALCLKSGNAVILRGGSEAIDSNTLLAALIQQGLASAHLPANAVQVVTTTDRAAVGEMITMTEYIDVIVPRGGKSLIARLMADARVPMIKHLDGICHTFIDRDADLDLAVTVCDNAKTQRYAPCNAMETLLVHEAVASTVLPRLCKIYQDKGVELRVDLPTRKTLEAAGFQKLVDATEEDWKTEYLAPILSIKTVASLDEAMDHIERYGSKHTDAIITTNTATTDRFLREVDSASVMVNTSTRFADGFEYGLGAEIGISNDKLHARGPVGLDGLTSLKYIVMGHGEIRT
- a CDS encoding CopD family protein, producing MGDAYLWTKTFHIVLVASWFAGLFYLPRIFVNMAQETNPEVNARLLGMADRLFRFMTILMVPAVVLGVVLWLHFGIGRGAGWMHPKLLFVLIILGYHHSCYTLLKKFRAGKNKRSHVWFRWFNEVPVVLLVIITAIVVIKP
- a CDS encoding THUMP domain-containing class I SAM-dependent RNA methyltransferase is translated as MRFFVVCPGGLETVLATELRQIAERPEVKAQGAWVLDPTPTSPTGGVGLAGPLSAAMALNLHSRIASRVLLQMAESTYRQEDDLYRLAHGLAWEEWFTHKQTLRVDVTAHRSPLKSLNFATLKIKDAIVDRLREVSGDRPSIDTAFPDVRVQAHLTATHVSIYLDTSGEALFKRGWRDEKGDAPLKENLAAGILALTGWQPKQPLFDPMCGSGTFLIEAAQIAMGIPSGAIRAGLYDEAGKETTHSRLAYRPLVTSVHGFGFLRLKPFLVGAEQKKWQALKDAVLAEILERRKAFPDAQSLGISGSDINEKLVSMTKSNWQRAQLPGLPVVRQVDALAAKPPAIASSSGGVDALPALALLNPPYGQRLGIKGGRGDDRDSDQSRYDDEGYADDADPYSHNIETGRQSAKRSSRESLKRLQAEEEIDPAFLEFMKQFGQHLKDAFGGWHVFILTADMALPGQLRIKESRRTPLFNGPLECRLFRFEMRSRSERLESAGKPI